One window of the Xiphophorus couchianus chromosome 12, X_couchianus-1.0, whole genome shotgun sequence genome contains the following:
- the rusc2 gene encoding iporin isoform X2 yields MDSPPKVSGETLIVHHIPLVHCQVSGGCGRSLKRTNPFSPPESLGLSRTTSLPERDVLQREALLYSSLIQTSSGSWSSSGGVGREKRGGGGRGGSTASDDSSFTSSNSEDLLITAHTLPRAKPRNRNPLRRNPFLLNTEEDEDEDDEDDSDNLHGYLEDSSFHLHSETNAALDDAMAPFLGFASEPFLLHGSGAGSSRESLRGASSDLSNHLDDLDVLGLDRERRHGSSGSNVSMDCGEHDWVDDEEDDDQPMRCGQSSKTGSYSSGSSNQHCSCCTLSQNFPETFAEPFPDFQQGYCSDSSCNSSEGVLVNFSAIYNKMNNGIPEKQPPAADTSSVSDLHGNQQDAGGGGAFYLDLHTSPTEPPPSCFSKAFPLIREPRLSSSSACSCSMEHQATLDLDANCNSFHPPHSVGSSGDLASCLQSQARLVVATQNYYKLVTCDLSSQSSPSPAGSSVNSCSSEHSKGSPTPTQPSEYFLFRQRGEEQGLEEEDDEDGESSQRDDDDDDDVDDDDERKKKKNGGQQDAEAAAVAPSVIEGQVYVNISPPLAQRSVIGGSGAPSRGCPRSRSYDRNLDRCPSPRLGSLERMLSCPMRLSDGAAQPATPPLPPPPRVTSFAEIARSKRRHGGAGGSPSTKAAPDPFSSTYSTHSHSSVDFSPILEQRVESISPAASPVRFTRCYSQGSIERQLEGAKENQTKAEGVLSSSSENPPAVVRYSKDQRPTTLPIQPFTFHHQFTSKPPQPKPLLPLLTGYVSGMQARPGSGSGSGSGGPVGEESEEAAEIVHGYQSSRSATAPPTESVRPSPLGSYSPVRLQGAPSSGSCSTCTPSPKPAHSLSCPLSAGLSSLHTPPAGRQGNGSAPLAHTPPPPSLGVKRGVVPPTLPAVQGQCLHHNGPALHTDTLSPLGCLDSGKLSDRGKGSGSRTQNAGQSAKLQQSYSDFLPDYFSLTEKPPEEFCLSPDASTSSSCCSSQSHVSVDLTQKRGLVKAVNTAVDLIVAHFGTSRDPDVKAKLGNSWVSPNVGHLILKYLCPALRDLLQDGLKAYVLDLIIGQRRCQPWSVVEASTQLGPSTRVLHSLFSKVSQFSELTSHSMRLNAFVFGLLNMKSLEFWFNHLYTHEDIIAAHYSPWGFLPLSQGPCKPLFEELLLLLQPLSLLPFDLDLLFEPHLLQKGQEQLRRKEQLRSAGPSSRSTFQLMRGWSTTVGDMARSERPGLKREGTWPGMERDGATAAANLWKERAKDVKERDRRKEKDPGDKQAGWWYQLMQSSQVYIDQSAEGSKFVKVEKRKKSSERRQNQPPPAREGVVEGAESEGERRASGGESRGRPSWMGSPPESVLNREKDPNTAEDTGAEIREESPSQGQSLRWGRLFGSTVGSPQRAESAELRARTQKTRPPSGWLSLDRSILDLVAVTIGAGGGKKAEPPTTPTHGQTTAPPPPTQTKQSSACEVRALCHHLATDPGQLSFNKGDVLRVLRKADPDWLLCSLGSTQGLVPIIYVTLSSTEDSRRETGLSQL; encoded by the exons ATGGACAGCCCTCCGAAGGTTTCTGGAGAAACGTTGATCGTGCATCACATTCCCCTGGTGCATTGCCAGGTTTCTGGGGGCTGCGGCAGATCTCTGAAGAGGACCAACCCGTTCAGCCCGCCGGAGAGCCTTGGCCTGAGCCGCACCACGTCACTGCCGGAGAGGGATGTCCTGCAGAGGGAGGCTCTGCTCTACAGCAGCCTGATCCAGACCTCCAGCGGCTCCTGGTCCTCCAGCGGCGGCGTGGGGAGAGAGAAGCGAGGCGGCGGCGGGCGAGGCGGGAGCACGGCCAGCGACGACTCATCGTTCACTTCCAGCAACTCGGAGGACCTGCTGATCACGGCTCACACCTTACCCAGAGCCAAACCGAGGAACAGGAACCCTCTGCGACGCAATCCGTTCCTCCTGAACACAGAGGAAGACGAGGATGAGGACGACGAAGACGACAGCGACAACCTCCACGGTTACCTGGAGGACTCGTCCTTCCACCTTCACAGCGAGACGAACGCCGCGCTGGACGACGCCATGGCTCCTTTCCTGGGGTTTGCGTCCGAGCCGTTCCTGCTGCACGGCTCTGGCGCAGGAAGCAGTCGGGAATCGCTGAGGGGGGCGTCCTCGGATTTGTCCAACCACCTGGACGACCTGGACGTCCTGGGACTGGACAGGGAGCGCCGCCACGGCAGCAGCGGCTCCAACGTGTCCATGGACTGCGGCGAGCACGACTGGGTCGACGACGAAGAGGACGATGATCAGCCGATGAGATGCGGCCAAAGCAGCAAGACGGGTTCGTACTCGTCTGGCTCGTCCAATCAGCACTGCTCCTGCTGCACTCTGTCCCAGAACTTTCCAGAAACCTTCGCCGAACCGTTCCCGGACTTCCAGCAGGGCTACTGTAGCGACTCGTCCTGCAACAGCTCCGAGGGCGTCCTCGTCAACTTCAGCGCCATTTACAACAAGATGAACAACGGCATCCCGGAAAAGCAGCCGCCGGCGGCCGACACATCGTCTGTCTCTGATCTCCACGGAAACCAACAGGACGCTGGAGGGGGAGGGGCGTTCTACCTGGACCTCCACACCTCCCCGACCGAGCCGCCGCCATCCTGTTTCTCCAAAGCCTTCCCGCTCATCCGAGAGCCGCGCCTTTCCAGCTCCTCTGCCTGCTCCTGCTCCATGGAGCACCAGGCGACCCTCGACCTCGACGCCAACTGCAACTCCTTCCACCCTCCCCACTCCGTGGGGTCATCTGGTGACCTCGCTTCCTGTCTGCAGAGCCAGGCTCGCCTCGTCGTCGCCACCCAGAACTACTACAAACTGGTGACCTGTGACCTCTCGTCCCAGTCGTCCCCGAGTCCAGCAGGTTCGTCGGTCAACAGCTGCTCCTCGGAGCACAGCAAAGGCAGCCCCACGCCGACCCAGCCCAGCGAGTACTTCCTGTTCAGGCAGCGAGGCGAGGAGCAggggctggaggaggaggacgacgaAGATGGAGAGTCGTCTCAA cgagatgatgatgatgatgatgatgttgatgatgatgacgaaaggaagaagaagaaaaatggcgGTCAGCAGGACGCTGAAGCGGCTGCAGTCGCTCCTTCCGTCATCGAAGGCCAGGTGTACGTCAACATTTCTCCTCCGTTGGCTCAGCGGAGCGTCATCGGCGGCAGCGGAGCGCCCTCCAGAGGCTGTCCCCGTTCCCGCAGCTACGACCGCAACCTGGACAGGTGTCCGTCTCCGCGGCTCGGCTCGCTGGAGCGCATGCTGAGCTGCCCCATGCGGCTGAGTGACGGCGCCGCGCAGCCCGCTACGCCGCCGCTGCCTCCTCCGCCGCGCGTCACCTCCTTCGCCGAGATCGCCAGGAGCAAACGCAGACACGGCGGCGCAGGCGGGTCGCCGTCCACGAAGGCGGCACCAGACCCGTTTTCCTCCACCTACTCCACCCACTCGCACTCGTCTGTGGATTTCTCCCCCATCCTGGAGCAGCGGGTCGAGTCCATCAGTCCGGCAGCATCGCCGGTGCGCTTCACCAGGTGTTACAGCCAAGGAAGCATCGAGCGCCAACTGGAAGGGGCCAAGGAGAACCAAACCAAGGCAGAAG GTGTTCTGTCGAGCTCTTCGGAAAACCCGCCAGCGGTGGTTCGTTACAGTAAGGACCAGCGGCCCACCACCCTCCCCATCCAACCCTTCACCTTCCACCACCAGTTCACCTCCAAACCCCCTCAGCCCAAGCCGCTGCTGCCATTACTCACCGGCTACGTCTCTGGAATGCAGGCTCGCCCTGGTTCGGGGTCCGGGTCCGGTTCTGGAGGTCCAGTCGGTGAGGAAAGCGAAGAAGCAGCTGAAATCGTACACGGCTACCAGAGTTCCCGCAGCGCCACGGCTCCTCCGACCGAATCAGTCCGGCCTTCGCCTCTAGGGAGCTACTCCCCGGTCcgcctgcagggggcgccaaGCTCCGGGAGCTGCTCCACCTGCACCCCGAGCCCCAAGCCGGCACACAGCCTCTCCTGTCCGCTTTCGGCCGGACTCAGCTCACTGCACACCCCGCCTGCTGGGAGGCAGGGAAACGGGTCGGCGCCGTTAGCTCACACCCCTCCGCCTCCGTCTCTGGGGGTGAAGCGAGGCGTGGTGCCGCCCACTCTGCCCGCTGTGCAGGGACAATGTCTCCACCATAACGGACCAGCGCTTCACACCGACACCCTGAGCCCACTGGGCTGTCTGGACTCTGGAAAACTCTCAGACAGAGGAAAAGGATCTGGAAGCAGAACTCAAAATG CCGGTCAGTCGGCGAAGCTGCAGCAGAGCTACAGCGACTTCCTGCCGGATTATTTCTCCCTGACGGAGAAACCGCCGGAGGAGTTCTGCCTGTCGCCTGACGCCTccacttcctcttcctgctgctcctcacAGTCCCACGTCTCGGTGGACCTGACGCAGAAAAGAG GCTTGGTGAAAGCAGTGAACACCGCCGTGGATCTGATTGTGGCGCACTTCGGCACCAGCAGAGACCCGGATGTGAAG GCCAAACTGGGGAACAGCTGGGTCAGTCCCAACGTGGGCCACCTGATCCTGAAGTATCTGTGTCCGGCCCTGCGTGACCTGCTGCAGGACGGCCTGAAGGCCTACGTGTTGGACCTGATCATCGGACAGCGCCGCTGTCAGCCCTGGAGCGTGGTGGAGGCCTCCACCCAGCTGG GGCCGTCCACTCGAGTTCTGCACAGCCTGTTCTCGAAGGTGAGCCAGTTCTCAGAGCTGACGAGCCACAGCATGAGGCTGAACGCCTTCGTCTTCGGCCTGCTCAA CATGAAATCTCTGGAGTTCTGGTTTAATCACCTCTACACACATGAAG ACATCATAGCGGCTCACTACAGCCCGTGGGGTTTCCTCCCCCTGTCGCAGGGGCCATGCAAGCCCCTCTTcgaggagctgctgctcctgctgcagccGCTGTCGCTACTCCCGTTCGACCTGGACCTCCTGTTTGAGCCGCACCTCCTCCAGAAGGGCCAGGAGCAGCTGCGGCGCAAGGAGCAGCTGCGCTCAGCGGGGCCATCCAGCCGCTCCACCTTCCAGCTCATGAGGGGCTGGAGCACCACCGTCGGCGACATGGCGAGGAGTGAGAGGCCGGGGCTGAAGCGCGAGGGAACATGGCCAGGGATGGAGCGGGATGGAGCGACGGCGGCGGCTAATCTCTGGAAGGAGAGGGCGAAAGACGTGAAGGAGCGAGACCGGAGGAAGGAGAAGGATCCGGGGGACAAGCAGGCCGGCTGGTGGTACCAGCTCATGCAGTCCTCCCAGGTTTACATCGACCAGTCCGCCGAGGGATCCAAGTTCGTCAAAGTTGAGAAGAGGAAGAAATCCTCAGAAAGGCGGCAGAACCAACCGCCACCCGCAAGAGAGGGAGTGGTGGAGGGCGCGGAGTCTGAGGGCGAGCGAAGGGCGAGCGGAGGGGAGTCCAGAGGAAGGCCGTCGTGGATGGGCAGCCCGCCGGAGTCCGTCCTCAACCGGGAGAAAGACCCGAACACGGCGGAGGACACGGGGGCAGAAATCCGGGAGGAGAGCCCCTCACAGGGGCAGAGTCTGCGCTGGGGGCGACTCTTTGGTTCCACCGTTGGTTCTCCTCAGAGAGCGGAGTCAGCCGAGCTGAGAGCCAGGACCCAAAAGACGAG GCCTCCATCAGGTTGGCTCTCCTTGGACCGATCTATTCTGGACCTCGTTGCTGTGACCATTGGAGCGGGCGGTGGGAAGAAGGCGGAGCCTCCAACTACACCGACTCACGGCCAAACAACGGCGCCGCCTCCGCCAACTCAAACTAAACAGTCGTCTGCTTG cgAAGTCCGAGCATTGTGCCATCACCTAGCCACCGACCCCGGCCAGCTGAGCTTCAATAAGGGCGATGTCTTGCGGGTTCTGAGGAAGGCCGACCCCGACTGGCTGCTCTGCTCGCTGGGCTCCACCCAGGGTTTGGTCCCCATCATTTATGTGACGCTCAGCAGCACGGAGGACAGCCGCAGAGAAACCGGACTCAGTCAGCTCTGA
- the rusc2 gene encoding iporin isoform X1 has protein sequence MDSPPKVSGETLIVHHIPLVHCQVSGGCGRSLKRTNPFSPPESLGLSRTTSLPERDVLQREALLYSSLIQTSSGSWSSSGGVGREKRGGGGRGGSTASDDSSFTSSNSEDLLITAHTLPRAKPRNRNPLRRNPFLLNTEEDEDEDDEDDSDNLHGYLEDSSFHLHSETNAALDDAMAPFLGFASEPFLLHGSGAGSSRESLRGASSDLSNHLDDLDVLGLDRERRHGSSGSNVSMDCGEHDWVDDEEDDDQPMRCGQSSKTGSYSSGSSNQHCSCCTLSQNFPETFAEPFPDFQQGYCSDSSCNSSEGVLVNFSAIYNKMNNGIPEKQPPAADTSSVSDLHGNQQDAGGGGAFYLDLHTSPTEPPPSCFSKAFPLIREPRLSSSSACSCSMEHQATLDLDANCNSFHPPHSVGSSGDLASCLQSQARLVVATQNYYKLVTCDLSSQSSPSPAGSSVNSCSSEHSKGSPTPTQPSEYFLFRQRGEEQGLEEEDDEDGESSQRDDDDDDDVDDDDERKKKKNGGQQDAEAAAVAPSVIEGQVYVNISPPLAQRSVIGGSGAPSRGCPRSRSYDRNLDRCPSPRLGSLERMLSCPMRLSDGAAQPATPPLPPPPRVTSFAEIARSKRRHGGAGGSPSTKAAPDPFSSTYSTHSHSSVDFSPILEQRVESISPAASPVRFTRCYSQGSIERQLEGAKENQTKAEGVLSSSSENPPAVVRYSKDQRPTTLPIQPFTFHHQFTSKPPQPKPLLPLLTGYVSGMQARPGSGSGSGSGGPVGEESEEAAEIVHGYQSSRSATAPPTESVRPSPLGSYSPVRLQGAPSSGSCSTCTPSPKPAHSLSCPLSAGLSSLHTPPAGRQGNGSAPLAHTPPPPSLGVKRGVVPPTLPAVQGQCLHHNGPALHTDTLSPLGCLDSGKLSDRGKGSGSRTQNVHHLSPQALKWREYRRRNPLGVERAPGGHSAANMELRRAGGPRPTRRNVFDFPTAPSSLGWPHAGQSAKLQQSYSDFLPDYFSLTEKPPEEFCLSPDASTSSSCCSSQSHVSVDLTQKRGLVKAVNTAVDLIVAHFGTSRDPDVKAKLGNSWVSPNVGHLILKYLCPALRDLLQDGLKAYVLDLIIGQRRCQPWSVVEASTQLGPSTRVLHSLFSKVSQFSELTSHSMRLNAFVFGLLNMKSLEFWFNHLYTHEDIIAAHYSPWGFLPLSQGPCKPLFEELLLLLQPLSLLPFDLDLLFEPHLLQKGQEQLRRKEQLRSAGPSSRSTFQLMRGWSTTVGDMARSERPGLKREGTWPGMERDGATAAANLWKERAKDVKERDRRKEKDPGDKQAGWWYQLMQSSQVYIDQSAEGSKFVKVEKRKKSSERRQNQPPPAREGVVEGAESEGERRASGGESRGRPSWMGSPPESVLNREKDPNTAEDTGAEIREESPSQGQSLRWGRLFGSTVGSPQRAESAELRARTQKTRPPSGWLSLDRSILDLVAVTIGAGGGKKAEPPTTPTHGQTTAPPPPTQTKQSSACEVRALCHHLATDPGQLSFNKGDVLRVLRKADPDWLLCSLGSTQGLVPIIYVTLSSTEDSRRETGLSQL, from the exons ATGGACAGCCCTCCGAAGGTTTCTGGAGAAACGTTGATCGTGCATCACATTCCCCTGGTGCATTGCCAGGTTTCTGGGGGCTGCGGCAGATCTCTGAAGAGGACCAACCCGTTCAGCCCGCCGGAGAGCCTTGGCCTGAGCCGCACCACGTCACTGCCGGAGAGGGATGTCCTGCAGAGGGAGGCTCTGCTCTACAGCAGCCTGATCCAGACCTCCAGCGGCTCCTGGTCCTCCAGCGGCGGCGTGGGGAGAGAGAAGCGAGGCGGCGGCGGGCGAGGCGGGAGCACGGCCAGCGACGACTCATCGTTCACTTCCAGCAACTCGGAGGACCTGCTGATCACGGCTCACACCTTACCCAGAGCCAAACCGAGGAACAGGAACCCTCTGCGACGCAATCCGTTCCTCCTGAACACAGAGGAAGACGAGGATGAGGACGACGAAGACGACAGCGACAACCTCCACGGTTACCTGGAGGACTCGTCCTTCCACCTTCACAGCGAGACGAACGCCGCGCTGGACGACGCCATGGCTCCTTTCCTGGGGTTTGCGTCCGAGCCGTTCCTGCTGCACGGCTCTGGCGCAGGAAGCAGTCGGGAATCGCTGAGGGGGGCGTCCTCGGATTTGTCCAACCACCTGGACGACCTGGACGTCCTGGGACTGGACAGGGAGCGCCGCCACGGCAGCAGCGGCTCCAACGTGTCCATGGACTGCGGCGAGCACGACTGGGTCGACGACGAAGAGGACGATGATCAGCCGATGAGATGCGGCCAAAGCAGCAAGACGGGTTCGTACTCGTCTGGCTCGTCCAATCAGCACTGCTCCTGCTGCACTCTGTCCCAGAACTTTCCAGAAACCTTCGCCGAACCGTTCCCGGACTTCCAGCAGGGCTACTGTAGCGACTCGTCCTGCAACAGCTCCGAGGGCGTCCTCGTCAACTTCAGCGCCATTTACAACAAGATGAACAACGGCATCCCGGAAAAGCAGCCGCCGGCGGCCGACACATCGTCTGTCTCTGATCTCCACGGAAACCAACAGGACGCTGGAGGGGGAGGGGCGTTCTACCTGGACCTCCACACCTCCCCGACCGAGCCGCCGCCATCCTGTTTCTCCAAAGCCTTCCCGCTCATCCGAGAGCCGCGCCTTTCCAGCTCCTCTGCCTGCTCCTGCTCCATGGAGCACCAGGCGACCCTCGACCTCGACGCCAACTGCAACTCCTTCCACCCTCCCCACTCCGTGGGGTCATCTGGTGACCTCGCTTCCTGTCTGCAGAGCCAGGCTCGCCTCGTCGTCGCCACCCAGAACTACTACAAACTGGTGACCTGTGACCTCTCGTCCCAGTCGTCCCCGAGTCCAGCAGGTTCGTCGGTCAACAGCTGCTCCTCGGAGCACAGCAAAGGCAGCCCCACGCCGACCCAGCCCAGCGAGTACTTCCTGTTCAGGCAGCGAGGCGAGGAGCAggggctggaggaggaggacgacgaAGATGGAGAGTCGTCTCAA cgagatgatgatgatgatgatgatgttgatgatgatgacgaaaggaagaagaagaaaaatggcgGTCAGCAGGACGCTGAAGCGGCTGCAGTCGCTCCTTCCGTCATCGAAGGCCAGGTGTACGTCAACATTTCTCCTCCGTTGGCTCAGCGGAGCGTCATCGGCGGCAGCGGAGCGCCCTCCAGAGGCTGTCCCCGTTCCCGCAGCTACGACCGCAACCTGGACAGGTGTCCGTCTCCGCGGCTCGGCTCGCTGGAGCGCATGCTGAGCTGCCCCATGCGGCTGAGTGACGGCGCCGCGCAGCCCGCTACGCCGCCGCTGCCTCCTCCGCCGCGCGTCACCTCCTTCGCCGAGATCGCCAGGAGCAAACGCAGACACGGCGGCGCAGGCGGGTCGCCGTCCACGAAGGCGGCACCAGACCCGTTTTCCTCCACCTACTCCACCCACTCGCACTCGTCTGTGGATTTCTCCCCCATCCTGGAGCAGCGGGTCGAGTCCATCAGTCCGGCAGCATCGCCGGTGCGCTTCACCAGGTGTTACAGCCAAGGAAGCATCGAGCGCCAACTGGAAGGGGCCAAGGAGAACCAAACCAAGGCAGAAG GTGTTCTGTCGAGCTCTTCGGAAAACCCGCCAGCGGTGGTTCGTTACAGTAAGGACCAGCGGCCCACCACCCTCCCCATCCAACCCTTCACCTTCCACCACCAGTTCACCTCCAAACCCCCTCAGCCCAAGCCGCTGCTGCCATTACTCACCGGCTACGTCTCTGGAATGCAGGCTCGCCCTGGTTCGGGGTCCGGGTCCGGTTCTGGAGGTCCAGTCGGTGAGGAAAGCGAAGAAGCAGCTGAAATCGTACACGGCTACCAGAGTTCCCGCAGCGCCACGGCTCCTCCGACCGAATCAGTCCGGCCTTCGCCTCTAGGGAGCTACTCCCCGGTCcgcctgcagggggcgccaaGCTCCGGGAGCTGCTCCACCTGCACCCCGAGCCCCAAGCCGGCACACAGCCTCTCCTGTCCGCTTTCGGCCGGACTCAGCTCACTGCACACCCCGCCTGCTGGGAGGCAGGGAAACGGGTCGGCGCCGTTAGCTCACACCCCTCCGCCTCCGTCTCTGGGGGTGAAGCGAGGCGTGGTGCCGCCCACTCTGCCCGCTGTGCAGGGACAATGTCTCCACCATAACGGACCAGCGCTTCACACCGACACCCTGAGCCCACTGGGCTGTCTGGACTCTGGAAAACTCTCAGACAGAGGAAAAGGATCTGGAAGCAGAACTCAAAATG TGCACCACCTCTCCCCCCAGGCTCTAAAATGGAGAGAGTACCGTCGCCGGAACCCTCTGGGCGTAGAGAGGGCCCCTGGGGGCCACTCTGCTGCCAACATGGAGCTCAGGAGGGCTGGGGGGCCGCGCCCCACCCGACGCAACGTGTTCGATTTCCCAACAGCTCCGTCCTCGCTGGGATGGCCCCATG CCGGTCAGTCGGCGAAGCTGCAGCAGAGCTACAGCGACTTCCTGCCGGATTATTTCTCCCTGACGGAGAAACCGCCGGAGGAGTTCTGCCTGTCGCCTGACGCCTccacttcctcttcctgctgctcctcacAGTCCCACGTCTCGGTGGACCTGACGCAGAAAAGAG GCTTGGTGAAAGCAGTGAACACCGCCGTGGATCTGATTGTGGCGCACTTCGGCACCAGCAGAGACCCGGATGTGAAG GCCAAACTGGGGAACAGCTGGGTCAGTCCCAACGTGGGCCACCTGATCCTGAAGTATCTGTGTCCGGCCCTGCGTGACCTGCTGCAGGACGGCCTGAAGGCCTACGTGTTGGACCTGATCATCGGACAGCGCCGCTGTCAGCCCTGGAGCGTGGTGGAGGCCTCCACCCAGCTGG GGCCGTCCACTCGAGTTCTGCACAGCCTGTTCTCGAAGGTGAGCCAGTTCTCAGAGCTGACGAGCCACAGCATGAGGCTGAACGCCTTCGTCTTCGGCCTGCTCAA CATGAAATCTCTGGAGTTCTGGTTTAATCACCTCTACACACATGAAG ACATCATAGCGGCTCACTACAGCCCGTGGGGTTTCCTCCCCCTGTCGCAGGGGCCATGCAAGCCCCTCTTcgaggagctgctgctcctgctgcagccGCTGTCGCTACTCCCGTTCGACCTGGACCTCCTGTTTGAGCCGCACCTCCTCCAGAAGGGCCAGGAGCAGCTGCGGCGCAAGGAGCAGCTGCGCTCAGCGGGGCCATCCAGCCGCTCCACCTTCCAGCTCATGAGGGGCTGGAGCACCACCGTCGGCGACATGGCGAGGAGTGAGAGGCCGGGGCTGAAGCGCGAGGGAACATGGCCAGGGATGGAGCGGGATGGAGCGACGGCGGCGGCTAATCTCTGGAAGGAGAGGGCGAAAGACGTGAAGGAGCGAGACCGGAGGAAGGAGAAGGATCCGGGGGACAAGCAGGCCGGCTGGTGGTACCAGCTCATGCAGTCCTCCCAGGTTTACATCGACCAGTCCGCCGAGGGATCCAAGTTCGTCAAAGTTGAGAAGAGGAAGAAATCCTCAGAAAGGCGGCAGAACCAACCGCCACCCGCAAGAGAGGGAGTGGTGGAGGGCGCGGAGTCTGAGGGCGAGCGAAGGGCGAGCGGAGGGGAGTCCAGAGGAAGGCCGTCGTGGATGGGCAGCCCGCCGGAGTCCGTCCTCAACCGGGAGAAAGACCCGAACACGGCGGAGGACACGGGGGCAGAAATCCGGGAGGAGAGCCCCTCACAGGGGCAGAGTCTGCGCTGGGGGCGACTCTTTGGTTCCACCGTTGGTTCTCCTCAGAGAGCGGAGTCAGCCGAGCTGAGAGCCAGGACCCAAAAGACGAG GCCTCCATCAGGTTGGCTCTCCTTGGACCGATCTATTCTGGACCTCGTTGCTGTGACCATTGGAGCGGGCGGTGGGAAGAAGGCGGAGCCTCCAACTACACCGACTCACGGCCAAACAACGGCGCCGCCTCCGCCAACTCAAACTAAACAGTCGTCTGCTTG cgAAGTCCGAGCATTGTGCCATCACCTAGCCACCGACCCCGGCCAGCTGAGCTTCAATAAGGGCGATGTCTTGCGGGTTCTGAGGAAGGCCGACCCCGACTGGCTGCTCTGCTCGCTGGGCTCCACCCAGGGTTTGGTCCCCATCATTTATGTGACGCTCAGCAGCACGGAGGACAGCCGCAGAGAAACCGGACTCAGTCAGCTCTGA